From the genome of Scytonema hofmannii PCC 7110, one region includes:
- a CDS encoding RNA recognition motif domain-containing protein yields MSIYVGNLSYEVQENDLRHVFSEYGTVKRVQLPVDRETGRVRGFAFVDMGTDAEETTAIESLDGAEWMGRNLKVNKAKPREDRGSSYGGGGGRRGNTSGGYSRRY; encoded by the coding sequence ATGTCAATTTACGTCGGTAATTTATCCTATGAAGTTCAGGAGAACGATCTTAGGCATGTTTTTTCAGAATATGGAACAGTGAAAAGAGTCCAACTACCCGTAGATCGGGAAACAGGTCGTGTTAGAGGTTTTGCCTTTGTAGATATGGGAACAGATGCAGAAGAAACAACAGCAATTGAATCACTTGATGGGGCTGAATGGATGGGTCGTAACCTAAAGGTTAACAAAGCTAAGCCACGTGAAGACAGAGGTTCTTCATATGGTGGTGGCGGCGGTAGACGTGGAAACACCAGTGGTGGTTACTCCAGACGCTACTAA
- a CDS encoding AraC family transcriptional regulator, with protein MIKEATFSVYLTRSIVQYAVAKYGVDANSLCAAAGIETTLLNQPDERIPGVLHSAVWREAIQRTGDANLGLHLGEVFNLAAFGIVGYVVVNCQTLEQVLEKLSRYTHLFSQGVYIHFSVSEGLVFCDCDIADDLKNYLLSEPRQAIESTFSSLLTATRVLTGKQLRLQAVWFGYPRPVHTSEHDRIFQTSPQFSMPTNRLIFDANCLNWSVLSANLNLLSVFEQHAEAMLNTMVHQDSYTRQVVQAIAQHLKGELPSIKAIAHSLAISVRQLQRELQAEGKSYQQILDETRKELALRHLKNPNTPIYDIAFLLGFSEPSAFNRAFKRWTGQTPRNYRQDLQ; from the coding sequence ATGATCAAAGAAGCTACTTTCTCTGTTTACCTCACCCGCAGCATTGTGCAATATGCAGTTGCAAAATATGGAGTCGATGCAAATAGCTTATGTGCGGCGGCGGGGATCGAAACTACCCTGCTGAACCAACCTGACGAGAGAATTCCAGGCGTGCTTCACAGTGCTGTGTGGCGAGAAGCGATTCAGCGTACAGGGGATGCAAATCTTGGGTTACACTTGGGTGAAGTTTTTAATCTGGCAGCGTTTGGCATTGTTGGCTATGTGGTGGTGAATTGTCAAACACTTGAGCAAGTTTTGGAAAAGCTTTCGCGATATACCCATTTGTTTAGCCAAGGTGTGTACATTCACTTTTCTGTATCTGAAGGGTTGGTGTTTTGCGACTGCGATATTGCGGATGACTTAAAAAACTACTTATTAAGTGAACCTCGGCAAGCAATTGAAAGTACTTTTTCATCTTTGCTGACAGCAACAAGAGTGTTGACAGGAAAACAGCTTCGTCTTCAAGCTGTTTGGTTTGGATATCCACGCCCTGTTCATACTTCCGAACACGATCGCATCTTTCAGACAAGTCCACAATTTTCAATGCCTACAAATCGTCTCATCTTTGATGCTAATTGCTTGAATTGGTCTGTTTTATCAGCTAACCTAAACCTTTTATCAGTCTTCGAGCAGCATGCAGAGGCAATGCTCAATACAATGGTTCACCAGGATAGCTATACTCGACAAGTGGTACAAGCGATCGCGCAACATCTGAAAGGGGAACTACCATCAATCAAAGCGATCGCTCACTCTCTAGCAATAAGTGTCCGCCAGTTGCAGCGAGAATTGCAAGCTGAAGGGAAATCTTACCAACAAATTCTTGACGAAACGCGCAAGGAATTAGCTTTGCGACATTTAAAGAACCCAAATACTCCAATTTATGATATAGCCTTTTTGTTAGGGTTTTCTGAACCGAGCGCTTTTAACCGAGCATTTAAGCGTTGGACGGGGCAAACCCCACGGAATTATCGTCAGGACTTACAATAG
- a CDS encoding response regulator, translating to MSYQPPTSHTQDVKLSVGHHLSLSWVLIVPFVLQIITATALVGYLSFKNGQQAVDEMANQLMTEVGDRVNLYLKNYLATPPQINRINADAVRLGYIDLQNRPELERYLFSQLTQFETVSHIILGTPRGDFIVANRNPQLSVLSSDLSNPSLVYYDAVDSHGKKLSRITTIRQFQLKERPWYQTAIAVGKPVWSPIFVLADNSDMSLNANYPIYKPKTKKLLGVFSTACDLSFFRKFLATVKIGQTGKVFIVERNGLLVGSSSNQHSITFKQQNGSVKLERIQATDSHDALIQATSQYLQAKFGSFKFFQKSQQLSFWSHNHRQFLQVIPYKDKLGLDWVIVIVVPESDFMAQINDHTHTTILLCVAAAFSATAIGVFTSNWITRPLKNLNAALKKVAHGDFHYPVTIYREDEVGELADSFRDMATQLQTSLLALQQTNAELERRVRERTSELQLSEERLKLALEASGDGLWDWNLSTGEIYFSPQYFEMLGYDASELSQGFSTWELLVHPEDMVWVKEILEAHLKDFSVRYGFDYRLRSKSGEWKWIADYGKVVAWDENGNPLRMSGTHRDINDRKQTEVELQHAKEAAEVANKAKSIFLANMSHELRTPLNIILGFAQVMSHDSHLTPEQQENLQIIHRSGKHLLSIINDVLDLSKIEAGRITLDESSFDLHTLLSSLHSMFRQRADAKGLQLYLHLASDLPQFITTDANKLRQILINLLGNAIKFTTKGSVTLTATRGTKQGQNQADRENSTPPLLDTLLFTVEDTGVGIASHELDTIFDAFTQTDSGRASPEGTGLGLTISLRYASLMGGTITVASTSGQGSTFSVEVQVQLAKASDVPTSSPQRRAIGLADGQPSYRILVVDDQPENRYLLFKLLTQMGFEVQGAKDGEESIRLWQEWHPHLIWMDIQMPGMDGYEVTQQIRSTAEGQSTIVIALSAQALTSDRILAIQAGCNDFIRKPFQESELFAKMEEYLGVKFIYANDEESSSSIHRQEQPSTCVSLTAENLSVMSPTWIADLHQAALLCDDDEVFLLIQQIPKQYTSLITELKQLTRNYQFKEILQLVDKQLNK from the coding sequence ATGAGCTACCAACCCCCAACCTCTCATACTCAGGATGTTAAACTCAGTGTAGGTCATCATCTTTCCCTGAGTTGGGTGCTCATTGTTCCATTCGTGTTACAGATTATTACTGCAACCGCGTTAGTTGGCTATCTATCCTTTAAAAATGGGCAACAAGCAGTTGATGAGATGGCAAATCAGTTGATGACAGAGGTGGGAGATCGCGTCAACTTGTACCTCAAAAACTATTTAGCAACCCCACCGCAAATCAACCGTATAAATGCTGATGCTGTTCGTTTGGGATATATAGATTTACAAAATCGCCCGGAGTTAGAACGTTATCTTTTTAGCCAACTCACGCAATTTGAAACTGTCAGCCATATAATCCTAGGTACGCCACGGGGCGATTTCATTGTTGCCAATCGGAACCCCCAACTGAGCGTGTTGAGTTCCGACCTTTCTAACCCTAGCTTAGTTTATTACGATGCTGTAGACAGTCACGGAAAAAAACTCAGTCGTATAACAACAATTCGACAATTTCAGTTAAAAGAACGACCTTGGTATCAAACAGCCATTGCGGTGGGAAAGCCCGTTTGGAGTCCAATTTTTGTGCTTGCCGATAATTCGGATATGTCTCTCAATGCCAACTATCCCATCTACAAGCCAAAAACGAAGAAACTGCTTGGTGTCTTCTCTACTGCCTGCGATCTGTCCTTCTTTCGGAAATTTTTAGCCACTGTAAAGATTGGTCAAACAGGAAAAGTTTTTATTGTTGAACGCAACGGACTTTTGGTAGGAAGTTCAAGCAATCAACACTCAATTACCTTCAAACAGCAAAATGGAAGTGTCAAGTTAGAGCGTATCCAAGCAACTGATAGTCATGACGCTTTGATTCAAGCAACAAGCCAATATTTGCAAGCAAAGTTTGGGAGTTTCAAATTTTTTCAAAAAAGTCAGCAATTGAGCTTTTGGAGTCACAACCATCGCCAGTTTTTGCAAGTTATTCCTTATAAAGATAAACTTGGACTGGATTGGGTAATTGTTATTGTAGTGCCAGAGTCAGATTTTATGGCACAAATCAATGATCATACACATACTACTATATTGTTATGTGTAGCAGCCGCTTTTTCTGCTACAGCTATTGGCGTCTTCACATCTAATTGGATAACCCGTCCTTTAAAAAATTTGAATGCAGCACTCAAGAAAGTTGCTCATGGAGATTTTCATTATCCAGTGACTATATATCGAGAAGATGAAGTGGGAGAACTGGCAGACTCATTTAGAGATATGGCAACTCAACTGCAAACCTCATTACTAGCACTGCAACAGACAAATGCCGAATTAGAAAGACGAGTCCGCGAACGAACATCGGAATTGCAACTTAGCGAAGAACGATTGAAACTGGCACTCGAAGCATCGGGCGATGGGTTATGGGACTGGAATCTTAGCACAGGTGAAATCTACTTCAGCCCTCAGTACTTTGAAATGCTGGGCTACGATGCCAGTGAACTTTCCCAAGGTTTCAGTACATGGGAACTATTGGTTCATCCTGAGGATATGGTTTGGGTAAAAGAAATCTTAGAGGCGCACCTGAAAGATTTTTCAGTTCGCTATGGGTTTGACTATCGACTCCGAAGCAAATCTGGAGAATGGAAATGGATTGCAGACTACGGCAAAGTCGTTGCTTGGGATGAAAATGGGAACCCCTTGCGGATGTCGGGAACGCATCGAGATATCAACGATCGCAAACAAACTGAGGTTGAACTGCAACACGCAAAGGAAGCCGCAGAAGTAGCAAACAAAGCAAAAAGTATTTTCCTCGCAAACATGAGTCACGAACTCCGGACACCCTTGAATATCATTTTAGGCTTTGCTCAGGTTATGAGCCATGACTCACACCTAACGCCAGAACAGCAAGAAAACTTACAGATTATTCATCGCAGTGGTAAGCACTTGCTGAGCATCATCAATGATGTTCTCGATTTATCAAAAATCGAAGCCGGACGAATCACGTTAGACGAAAGTAGTTTTGACCTTCATACCTTACTGTCTTCTTTACACAGTATGTTTCGTCAGCGAGCTGATGCCAAAGGCTTGCAACTTTACCTTCACCTTGCTTCAGATCTACCACAATTTATCACAACTGATGCTAACAAACTGCGCCAAATCTTGATAAATTTACTGGGCAATGCTATCAAATTCACTACAAAAGGTAGCGTCACTCTGACAGCAACCAGAGGAACAAAACAAGGGCAAAATCAGGCAGATCGGGAGAACTCTACACCTCCGCTTCTTGACACTCTTCTGTTCACTGTTGAAGATACGGGGGTTGGAATTGCATCACACGAACTTGATACTATCTTTGATGCCTTTACTCAAACCGATTCCGGCAGAGCGTCGCCAGAAGGGACGGGGCTGGGATTGACAATTAGCCTCAGATATGCATCTTTAATGGGTGGTACCATCACAGTAGCCAGTACTTCCGGTCAGGGCAGTACTTTTAGTGTTGAGGTTCAAGTTCAGTTGGCAAAAGCATCAGACGTGCCAACATCGTCACCTCAGCGTCGAGCCATCGGACTGGCGGATGGACAGCCATCTTACCGAATTTTAGTAGTAGATGACCAGCCAGAAAACCGTTACCTACTGTTTAAGTTGCTAACTCAAATGGGGTTTGAGGTGCAAGGAGCCAAAGATGGAGAAGAAAGTATCCGACTTTGGCAAGAGTGGCATCCCCATTTAATTTGGATGGACATTCAGATGCCAGGAATGGACGGGTATGAAGTAACACAGCAGATTCGTTCTACTGCGGAAGGTCAATCGACGATCGTGATTGCTCTATCAGCTCAGGCATTAACGAGCGATCGCATCCTTGCCATCCAAGCCGGATGTAATGACTTCATTCGCAAACCTTTCCAAGAAAGCGAATTGTTTGCCAAGATGGAAGAATATTTGGGAGTGAAGTTTATCTATGCTAATGATGAGGAGTCATCTTCGAGTATCCATAGACAAGAACAACCATCTACCTGTGTTTCATTAACAGCTGAGAATCTATCGGTCATGTCTCCAACTTGGATTGCCGATTTACATCAAGCAGCACTCTTGTGTGACGATGATGAAGTTTTTCTTCTCATTCAACAAATTCCAAAACAGTACACATCTCTGATAACTGAGTTGAAACAGCTAACTCGTAACTATCAATTCAAAGAAATCTTGCAACTTGTCGATAAACAGTTAAATAAATGA
- a CDS encoding ATP-binding protein, with the protein MLLQRWTLRQQLTILTVLFLSLSGLALWLVVQLFESLEGTVIARNQRELASANTRLIQLFWESRLHHTEISDKSLEKSLQQLSTDALENFPRVEGGFYLLQQDSLLGYAFPTHGGLVPKTDIPPAERDSILQLARQATSQGLPQELVLRSKLDILVLQADPLPLWGSVWTMKRMPRPEDGQQKILSGLIVPGILIVGMWTFAIAMQLQWGIQQLQHSLKAMEANPAEQIPPLPAEMGLLGTAINTMQLRRQDLEHRLRRVDRLASLGQLVAGVAHEVRNPLASIRLNLQYTERQLQKQGLTHLPIASLLEQVDRLEHLVQRLLYFDHNQQEIPTVTSLEAIALESIALLRLKAEECGVDLVYHPSTQLLPEIPLRRRELGQVLVNLILNAIQASPENAQVTVGTEEVSENKEEGKAHLVAWVEDRGQGLSAAQKEQIFAPFYSTKPDGTGLGLAISHEIMTRNQGYIDVRSEPGCTRFSIYLPVCKNARMRK; encoded by the coding sequence ATGCTCCTGCAACGCTGGACTTTGCGACAGCAACTCACAATTTTGACAGTTTTGTTTCTCAGCCTCAGTGGATTAGCATTGTGGCTGGTTGTACAACTTTTTGAGAGCTTAGAAGGAACAGTTATTGCCCGCAATCAGCGTGAGCTTGCTAGCGCTAATACGCGTCTAATCCAACTGTTTTGGGAATCTCGCCTGCATCATACAGAAATCTCTGATAAGAGTTTAGAGAAATCATTACAGCAATTATCAACAGACGCTTTGGAAAATTTTCCCCGTGTGGAAGGAGGATTTTATCTTTTACAGCAGGATAGCTTACTGGGATACGCCTTCCCCACCCATGGTGGACTAGTGCCAAAAACAGATATCCCGCCTGCTGAACGGGACTCAATTTTGCAACTGGCACGACAGGCAACTAGTCAAGGCTTACCGCAAGAACTCGTGCTGCGGTCAAAGCTGGATATTTTGGTACTGCAAGCAGATCCACTACCACTGTGGGGATCTGTGTGGACAATGAAACGAATGCCACGACCTGAAGATGGACAGCAAAAAATTCTCAGTGGGCTGATAGTGCCGGGGATTTTGATTGTGGGTATGTGGACGTTTGCCATTGCAATGCAGCTGCAGTGGGGTATACAGCAACTGCAACACAGTCTCAAAGCAATGGAGGCAAATCCAGCAGAGCAAATACCGCCTCTACCTGCTGAGATGGGCTTGTTGGGAACTGCAATCAATACAATGCAGTTGCGCCGTCAGGATTTGGAGCACCGACTGCGTCGTGTCGATCGCTTAGCTTCCTTAGGACAACTGGTGGCGGGCGTTGCTCATGAAGTTCGTAATCCCCTTGCCAGTATACGGTTGAACCTGCAATATACAGAACGCCAACTACAGAAACAGGGGTTGACTCATCTTCCGATTGCGAGTTTACTCGAACAGGTAGATCGTCTGGAGCATTTGGTGCAGCGACTTTTGTATTTTGACCACAACCAGCAGGAAATTCCCACGGTGACTTCACTTGAGGCGATCGCACTTGAATCCATCGCCTTGCTGCGCTTGAAAGCAGAAGAATGCGGTGTTGATTTAGTTTATCATCCTTCTACCCAACTCTTACCGGAAATACCACTTCGTCGTCGCGAACTGGGACAGGTTCTGGTCAATTTGATTTTGAATGCAATTCAAGCAAGCCCTGAAAATGCACAGGTGACAGTCGGAACTGAAGAGGTATCAGAGAATAAGGAAGAAGGTAAGGCTCATCTAGTAGCATGGGTAGAGGATCGGGGACAGGGATTGTCTGCTGCCCAAAAAGAGCAAATTTTCGCTCCGTTTTATTCCACTAAACCTGATGGTACAGGACTAGGACTAGCTATCAGTCACGAGATTATGACACGCAATCAAGGATATATCGATGTGCGTTCTGAACCGGGGTGTACTCGCTTCAGCATTTACCTACCTGTTTGTAAAAATGCGAGGATGAGGAAATAA
- a CDS encoding sigma-54-dependent transcriptional regulator encodes MAKILVIDDEKALRQAIAQILHSEGYEVVQAADGEQGLKLLQDSSCRPDLVFLDLKMPKTQGMTVLKHLEQKLFELPVIVMTAYGTSRTAIEAMQLGAYDYLTKPFDLDELVNLTAKALAHHQEPVYQVSESTLQVGQEELLGRSPAMQSVFKLIGRVAPTDTTVLITGESGTGKELVASTLHATSPRSKAPLVKVNCAALPEHLLEAELFGHEKGAFTGANHLRLGRFEQANSGTIFLDEVGELSPAIQGKLLRVLQDRSFERLGSNQTRTVDVRIIAATNRNLEQMVRQNQFREDLFYRFNVMRLELPPLRDRPEDLEQLTQNFLSIIALRRGLKRLALAESAMEKLRNYAFPGNVRELQNTLERAGIFSGGRIILPEHIIFSQQEEG; translated from the coding sequence ATGGCGAAGATTCTAGTTATTGACGACGAAAAAGCATTACGGCAGGCGATCGCCCAAATCTTGCACAGTGAGGGGTATGAAGTAGTCCAAGCAGCAGACGGAGAACAGGGATTAAAGTTATTGCAAGACTCCTCCTGTCGTCCCGATCTGGTGTTTTTGGATTTAAAAATGCCCAAAACTCAGGGAATGACGGTGTTGAAGCACTTGGAGCAAAAGCTGTTTGAGTTGCCTGTAATTGTAATGACGGCATATGGAACAAGTCGCACGGCTATCGAAGCGATGCAGTTGGGGGCTTACGATTATCTCACCAAACCGTTTGACTTAGACGAATTGGTAAATTTGACCGCGAAGGCATTAGCGCATCATCAAGAGCCAGTATACCAGGTGAGTGAGTCCACATTGCAGGTGGGACAGGAGGAATTATTGGGGCGATCGCCTGCGATGCAATCGGTATTTAAACTCATTGGTCGCGTTGCTCCCACAGACACAACGGTTCTAATTACTGGAGAATCGGGCACTGGCAAAGAACTAGTTGCTTCCACGCTTCATGCTACCAGTCCCCGCAGCAAAGCGCCATTGGTGAAAGTCAACTGCGCCGCATTGCCTGAACATTTGCTGGAAGCAGAACTTTTTGGTCACGAAAAAGGGGCGTTTACCGGAGCGAACCACCTGCGACTCGGACGGTTTGAGCAGGCAAATAGCGGCACAATTTTTCTGGACGAAGTGGGAGAACTCAGTCCCGCCATTCAGGGTAAGCTACTGCGGGTGTTACAGGATCGTTCCTTTGAACGCTTGGGTAGCAATCAGACACGTACAGTTGATGTGCGAATTATTGCGGCAACAAATCGCAATCTGGAGCAGATGGTACGGCAAAACCAGTTTCGGGAAGACCTTTTTTATCGCTTCAATGTCATGCGGCTTGAGTTACCACCTTTGCGCGATCGCCCAGAAGACTTGGAACAACTCACTCAAAACTTTCTTAGCATCATTGCTCTACGACGGGGATTAAAGCGGTTAGCGCTTGCTGAATCTGCAATGGAGAAGCTGAGAAATTATGCTTTTCCTGGCAATGTGCGCGAGTTGCAGAATACCCTAGAACGGGCAGGTATCTTCTCTGGTGGACGCATTATTTTGCCAGAACATATCATATTTAGCCAACAGGAAGAGGGATGA
- a CDS encoding MFS transporter: MVVRSASREQSLRALDWLNVFLADIHGGVGPFLVVYLTSSLHWNPAQVGLVMMISGLAGVIAQTPVGALIDQVRQKRSLIVMAAVLIAISSIAIVTFPLFPIIATAQSLTAIAGAFFGPTIASISLGLVGRQGIERRIGRNHSLNSTGNVAAALLAGLIGQFIGQVSIFYFVVLMSGVVIVCTLQIRKQDIDYRLARGGDDSDSPVNKLCEKTRVSNVTYLLTDRRLLIFAICAVLFHFANAAMLPLVGQVLAQHKGGSPPLFMSACIVTAQLVMIPLGIIIGRRASRSKRKPIFLLAFLVLPIRGVLYTLNDNPFFLVSVQLLDGVGAGIFNVMQLLIIADLTKGTGRFNLAQGAIGTAVGIGASLSNSLAGFVAKSAGYNASFLTMAAIAAIALVFFWFFMPETKSISRSARSKLTYAG; the protein is encoded by the coding sequence ATGGTTGTACGCTCAGCATCACGCGAGCAGAGTCTTAGGGCACTCGACTGGTTGAACGTGTTTCTGGCAGATATTCATGGCGGTGTAGGACCGTTTCTGGTGGTATACCTTACCTCCAGTCTACACTGGAATCCAGCTCAGGTGGGGTTGGTTATGATGATTTCGGGATTGGCTGGGGTGATTGCCCAAACACCCGTCGGAGCATTAATTGACCAAGTACGTCAGAAGCGATCGCTCATCGTTATGGCTGCTGTGCTAATCGCCATTAGTTCAATTGCTATCGTCACCTTTCCATTGTTTCCCATAATTGCAACGGCTCAATCTCTGACCGCCATTGCTGGAGCCTTCTTTGGTCCGACAATTGCCTCTATTTCTCTGGGATTGGTGGGGCGACAGGGGATAGAGCGCCGCATTGGGCGCAACCATAGCCTCAATTCGACTGGAAATGTAGCAGCAGCATTATTAGCAGGATTAATTGGTCAGTTTATTGGTCAGGTTAGTATTTTCTACTTCGTTGTACTGATGTCGGGAGTCGTAATTGTTTGTACGCTACAGATTCGCAAACAGGACATCGACTATCGGCTAGCACGAGGAGGTGATGATAGCGATTCGCCTGTAAACAAGCTATGCGAAAAGACGCGTGTTTCTAATGTTACATACCTGTTGACCGATCGCCGCTTGCTAATTTTTGCCATCTGTGCCGTCCTTTTTCACTTTGCCAACGCAGCAATGCTACCCTTAGTAGGTCAGGTATTGGCTCAGCACAAAGGTGGCAGTCCTCCGTTGTTCATGTCTGCGTGCATTGTCACGGCTCAACTCGTCATGATTCCCCTGGGAATTATAATCGGGCGGCGGGCCAGTCGAAGCAAGCGCAAACCCATCTTTTTGCTAGCGTTTTTGGTGTTGCCAATTCGTGGTGTGCTGTATACCCTCAACGACAACCCTTTCTTCTTAGTGTCTGTGCAATTATTAGATGGTGTAGGCGCAGGGATTTTTAACGTGATGCAGCTTTTGATAATCGCCGATTTGACCAAAGGAACGGGACGTTTCAATCTAGCGCAGGGAGCAATCGGGACTGCTGTTGGGATTGGTGCGTCCCTCAGCAACTCCCTAGCTGGCTTTGTTGCTAAATCCGCTGGATACAACGCTAGCTTTTTGACCATGGCTGCGATCGCAGCGATCGCTCTGGTATTTTTCTGGTTCTTTATGCCCGAAACAAAATCGATATCCCGTTCAGCCAGATCTAAGCTTACGTATGCCGGATGA
- a CDS encoding ABC transporter permease — MSISIPDLLFLTWKSLHSNPVRSGLTTLGVFMGVAAISATLNIADITNAQIEAKLADRDKPYLIPYIIREEGFAVGDDLNKDDEVALKRSIASVRSISSVSSIYGLSSVQYEDNEVKNLRTYGVSQNYISTTGRTILQGRFFKTVDFEQYRPVAVIDQKLAATLFREKSPLNQAIFLANTRLTVIGVVETKSIGQEFGDTSGTLWLPSTFASALAGDFQFSSFHISPYQLEDMPQLKEKVKQVLSKRHPKTVVETFDNTADLLKERELQQSATQALAVVGVIALLISGVGIANITIASVLERIEEIGIRRALGATQFEVMMQFIIEALLLSFVGGTMAIISVHGLTQTATTVIIQTPYQFSLRNAALSMGAAIAVGVGSSVLPALKATKVDIIAALRSD, encoded by the coding sequence ATGAGCATTTCTATTCCCGATCTCCTTTTCCTAACTTGGAAATCACTGCATAGTAATCCAGTGCGGTCTGGATTGACAACACTAGGAGTATTTATGGGAGTGGCAGCAATTAGCGCCACATTGAATATTGCGGATATTACTAATGCTCAGATTGAAGCCAAATTAGCAGATCGAGATAAACCCTACCTAATACCTTACATAATTAGAGAAGAAGGGTTTGCTGTTGGCGACGATCTGAACAAGGATGATGAAGTTGCTCTCAAACGCAGTATTGCGAGCGTGCGCTCAATCAGTTCCGTGAGTTCAATTTATGGTCTCAGTTCCGTACAGTATGAAGACAATGAAGTCAAAAATTTGCGTACCTACGGTGTGTCTCAAAATTACATTAGTACAACTGGACGTACAATCCTCCAAGGACGGTTTTTTAAGACAGTTGACTTTGAGCAGTATCGCCCTGTGGCAGTTATCGATCAAAAATTGGCAGCAACTCTATTTCGAGAGAAATCTCCTCTGAACCAGGCAATCTTTCTAGCAAATACCCGTCTTACCGTGATTGGAGTTGTGGAAACAAAATCAATCGGTCAAGAATTTGGGGATACATCTGGTACCCTCTGGTTGCCTTCCACCTTTGCAAGTGCTTTGGCAGGAGATTTTCAGTTTAGTTCTTTCCATATTAGCCCTTATCAACTGGAGGATATGCCACAGTTGAAAGAAAAGGTCAAACAAGTGCTATCGAAGCGCCATCCTAAAACGGTTGTAGAAACGTTTGATAACACAGCAGATTTGCTCAAGGAACGAGAACTTCAACAATCTGCTACACAAGCACTTGCTGTTGTGGGAGTCATTGCTCTCTTAATTAGTGGTGTCGGTATTGCTAATATTACGATCGCTTCTGTTTTGGAACGTATTGAAGAGATTGGCATTCGACGAGCACTTGGGGCTACTCAATTTGAGGTCATGATGCAATTTATCATCGAAGCACTCCTCCTCAGCTTTGTCGGTGGCACTATGGCGATTATCAGCGTCCATGGCTTAACCCAGACAGCAACTACAGTCATTATCCAAACCCCCTATCAGTTTTCTCTCCGTAATGCAGCCCTGTCAATGGGCGCTGCGATCGCAGTAGGGGTTGGCTCTAGTGTCTTGCCCGCACTAAAAGCCACTAAGGTTGATATCATTGCTGCATTACGGAGTGATTGA